The region ataaaattttaaaaacgGAAAACGTAATTTAATGCCCTCATTTTAACAAGCATACTAATCATGGGGTTTCATGTAGAGCAGTTGGCAATGCTTAACATTAATTAAAAATAGGGTGTATATTGACATTAATCAAAAACAGGATGTATAATTTAATGAgtttaattagcaaaaaaaatgaGTTAACAGGGGAACATAGGATGATATGTAGTTTTGAATGCAGTTTGATCATGTGTTTCTAGTTTAACTCGTAAAAAATTATATGTGCTCAGTAATAAATGTATTATATGTGAATATATGTCTTATTTTGTAAGTAGGCAGGCTTAGGTGTTAAGTTAAAACATTTTCTGTTTAAGTCAATGAGGCTGGATAACGGCTCTGTCATTACTTACAACTAAAGTGGTGCAACTGAGACGCCGATAACTAGAGGGGGTTTTTTGATATGTGATCTTGAGTTCAGCGACTATTTTGAGATTTAACCCCATAAAATATTTAGTTGCTTACCATCTATAACTATCTTAATTAATTAAGCCGGGTCTTTTGAGGAAAATAGTCTTTTCATTTTTTGGAATGAGGATAAGGCTGGACGTTATACCCTCACCAATCCTAGGCTGTATTTATTGGGTATAATTGGTTGATTGATTGATTGTGTAGCGAACAAGTTTTAATCCGAgtctatatatatatttttatataatataaacTTTTCTCTTAGGGTTATCTCGAAACATAGCTACACATGAAAAAAAATTCTCCCGTCCTCCATTAGCACGGTTCAAAAGTTAGCAGGGATTGAAATTTTTTACTGCTTGACAAGATGTTTCTTACACGTGCGGTAATGATACTTAAGCGACTCTGATTTATTATATCCTTCTAATTCCACGTTTATTTAATTCATAGACTACTCAGATTTATCATATCTTTCTTATTCCGCGTTTATTTAATTCATACTCTGCTTCTCTAGTTTTTGCAACTGTTAGTGTTATACATCAACGCACGCACTTAGCTTCATTGTTGGTTTTTACAGATTGTAGCAGCCAACCCTGCTAAACCTAGACTCTTAAGTTTAGCATCCATGGACAGCATTTTTCTTAAGTTCAGACTCTCCACTCTCTTACCTAAATTCATCTCTCGGTCCATGGCAAGTGGCGGCCGGTACAACAAAAAGAAGAGGCAGAAAAGGCTACGTGCAGAGAGAGAAGGAAGAGAAGCAGGCGCATCAGCTTCGTATACTGTTGTGGAAGAAAGCAAAAGAAAAAACAAGCCAAACAAAAAATATAAATGAGTGCAAGATCTAGTAAAAGTTACTAGCTTTTTTACGAGTAATTCCTGTCATTTGGCACAAATTGCATATTAACCAAGATTGTATACAGTATCTTATAAACATTAATTAAGCTTTTACAGTTCTACATTGAATGTTGTTTTTTACAGACACAGATTTATTTCAAGTTCGCAACTTTATTCTGGGATGCTGATTGGTGTGATAGCTAATAAGCTTTAAGGAGATAATTACACAATGCACCCGAATTTATTATATCCTTCTTATTCCTTTCAAACAGTTTCGTTTATCAGTTTATTTAATTCATAGAAGAGATGCAAGTGTTATGTGTCAGAAGCATTTTTACGGTAGATGGATGAGTTTGTGACATAGTTACCTCCTAGTTATACAACTGGAGATTAACGACAAACAAAATAAACGACATTTTTAACAACATTTAGCAACacgaaatcaaaatcaaaacaacTAATAAATTGCTTACAAACTTCATACCTGACAAAATGCATTAACATCAAAATTCAATTTCCTAGACCGCCTCACTCATCCTCATCACTAAAACAAATGATTTTCTTTCTGCCCTTATTCCCTCTGTTACTCTCCTCAAAACCTGCTGTCTCTCTCGGTTCTTAATCACGAATGAGGAAGGGCCTTTGTTGTACGAATGATCCCTTCAACACAACACTCATACGAACAATTACAAAGGCCCCTTCCTCTCCACACTCATTGCTCGGAAACTGCTCTTATCCTTATGAACTCCATAGCTTGTCTTTTCATTCTTTTAAAAGCGTTACTTGCATAGTCAATAGAAATAAAATGCATGAAAGAAACAGCGAGTCAGATGATATTGACTATGTTTGAGAATTGTGACTTTAGCATCTTTCCTGAAGGTGAAGAAGATAGTGAACAGAGAAGATCAGACAGAGTCTGCGAGTGAGTAGTCGAGATTTGAGATGCAGATTGTGGATTTTGACAGGCGGTGGAGAATGTATTATGCTGGATACTCACCCATACAAATTTCATACACTCACGGTGTTTCTGCCAAGAGATAACAGGTTCATTTTACGTCCCAAATTACTGAGAGTGTGGGATAGCTTCTCTTTTGTTCTACATTGACTGCGGTGCTCCCAGGAGATAACCAATTCTCGCTCCTTTCCAAATCATTGTCTGAGTGAttgcttcttctttcattttCTACATTGTCAACCACGCTGTCATCCTCACTGTCATCCTCGCTGTCAATGTTCGTTAGATGAAGTCCGTAAAACATTTCTTCAACTGCTGTTATTGCAATATCATCACCTTCTCTAAGTGACAAGATTGAATCTGGTAATATTACAACTAATACATCACCATTATTACTATTGTAAAGAGTATCAGCCCATGTCAAACCTCTTGTGGTGTTGTTAATCGAACAATTAACTCTTGAACTATAGGAAGTATTAAAGCAAAAGATGAGCGCCAGGAAATTGTATGATGCACTTGACTGCGAATTTGTTGACATTTTTGACATACATTCAATCCGATCTGGATACTCTGCTGACGGAAAGTAAATTTCAATCTTATGCCCAAATTCAGAGAATATCTGTTGCAAAATACATCAATATTTAGATTACTATATAAAAAATGGAATTTATGTGAATATTTGCAAGGAGTTTGAGATCAAATAAACCTGAAAGAAACGCTTTGTCAAAGTGTATGTCAGAAGAGATGAGTTGCAGCCTGTCAAGTAAAGCTTTCGTAAAGAAGTGAGTCCCTCCAAGCCTAAAATCTCTGTCAAGCCATTACAATTTGTAAGATCCAATTCCTCCAAGTATTTCAAATTGGAAAGATTTGGTAACCTTTCCATACACACACAATTACTAAGATTAAGATATTCTAAAGAAGTGACTTCCTCCAAGCCTTGAAGCTCTGTCAAAACTTCACAATTTCTTAGGTTCAGCCTTTTCAACTGTTTCAGGTTGGATAGGTCTGGTAATCTTTCTATAGCCCAACAGTTTTCAGCCTCTATCCTTTTCAGATTAGGAGGAAGTTCCGATATGGACAACAAATTATTGCAATGTCTAAGATCCAGGTCATCTAGGTTAGAGAGCTGATCAATACTAGGAAGCATTTTTAGCAGATTAACATTAACTGCATGAAGCTCTTTTAAGCTTTTGATCTTCTCCAGTTGATCCGGTAATTCTTCTAGACCAGTGCAACAAGTAATATTTAAAACTTCCAGTGCTCTCAAGCTACAGATACTGTCCGGAAGACTTCTTAGATTACTACAATTCTCCAAATTCAAGGATACAAGCCTCACCAAACTTCCAATTGATATGTGAACCTCCTCCAAACTACTGCAATCCCTAAGGTTTAAAGTTTCAAGAACCGGTAATCTAGTGAAGTCTGGTGTCGTGATTAAATTTGGAGAGCTCGACATGTTTAGAGTCTTTAAATTATCAAAAACCTGTGGAACCTGTGGATACAAGTGCAGGTGGAAGAAATAAAATCAGACAATTTTACCTAAATTGTTATAACATATTTATGAAACGTACTAACCATATTCGGATCCCACATTGTTCTCATTTCGCTATCAGGCAACTCAAGGGTAACAAGTTTTTGGGCATAAAACTCAGAAGGTAAACATTTTAAAGGAAAACGCTTCCAACAAAACCACCTCAAATCTTCAAATGTATGTTCAAAGCTTCCAGTGAGATTAACTTTATTGAGGTAAAGAAATCTTAGTTTACTCATTCTTTTGAATGTCTGTGCTGCAAATGATACTCCCTGATCAAGTGCAGTCTCAAAGCCATAGCGATAGTTGCTCGAAATGATACCTTGAATGGCTTTTGTCCCCTAACTCACACACACGCATAAAcaaaagattttttttttttaatgACCAATGTGTTACTAGTAAATGTAAGAAAAAAAGGAGAAACAGAGCAAGTTACCTTGCGCTTCTTTAAAACAATTTCATATTAGAAGTGACCATAGTTTCATATAAAATTCATAGGAAGAGTAAGTGATCATATATTCAATTATTGGATATAGTAATAGAGCTGCCTATATATCGATATTACCTTGTGCTTCTTCAACACGCTGTGTATATCTTCTGAGATCCACAATCTACTATGTTTCTCAGGCTCATCAGGGGACTCGTTACGTGCAATTCTCTTTCCCATGTCCCGAAGCAGATCATGCATCCCCAACTTATCTTCATCACTGATTGTTATTAGACTTCGTTTCTTTAGAATTTCAATATTACGGTTGACAAAAGTATAACAAGTTTCCATTATTTTAGCAGCATCCTCTTTCTTCCATCCAATGTAAAAACAAGCAATATCTAAGAAAATATCTTGCAGAATAGGATCAACAGATTTCAACGCATAAAAGCTAATCATAAGGTTTTTCTCAATATCGTCAATGGGAACTCGATGCAGTTTGTCGATGAACCATCTCCACTCTTCTTCAGATTCGTTAAGCAAGTTCGAGCCAAAAACTTGTAGAGCTAATGGAAGCCCTCCAGCATGCTCAAGAATGGGTTTGGACAGTCCCAGAAATGTGCTTGATATTTTACCATCTCCGAATGCATGTTGGTTAAAAAGTTGCCGTGACTCATCTTCATCCATTTTATTTACTTTGTATTTTGCTTTTACTTTAATTCTATCCAGGAGATCTTCATTTCTCGTCGTTATTATAACCATGCTCCCCAAAGCAAATGATCCCTCTAAATATTCTAGTGGTTTTGGGTCGTCTAAATCGTCAATAACAACAAGGACTTTTTTTGAAAAAATTCTAGCTCTAATCAACTCAATTCCTTGGTCAACATTGTGAATGTTAATGTTGTTGCATTTAAGAACATCACCTATAAGTTGCTGCTGTAAAGATACTAGGCCATTTCTCATTCCTGAAACCTCCCTAACGTTTGCTAGGAAGCAACTGCCCTGAAATCGTAGATAGTTTTGATTATACACAGCTTTGGCAAGAGTTGTTTTGCCAATTCCACCCATACCATGTATACCAATCCTAGTGACACCATCTGTGTCACTGTTGAACAACGCTGTTACTCCTTTAACACGAGAGTCCAACCCAACTGGAAATTTGGCAACATTTAAAGTTATGGGACTTGCTTCGATTGAAACCCTATCAACAACTTTTTTGATAATATCAGCTTCATACCTGAAATGCAATTATTTTAAACAGAAATGTATTCATCCAATTCAATCTCATTTGGCAACGAAAGACATTTCAGATGCTTTTTATTTACCTGTTTTCGGATATATGATATCCTGAAATATCAGCAACTTCATTTAGTGTAAGCCGCCATGTCTTCACTTTCTCCATATCATAACCAGTTTGATGTTTCTTAAAAGCTTCTCCAAAACTTTCAGTCTGGCGTCGAACAACATGAGGATTAATGTAGTAAAACACAGGAACAATCAATCTTTTCATTCGTTTGGAACACTTGAAGATCTCTACCAGCTCGTCAAGGCACCACGATGAAAAAGCATAGTTTTTGGAGAGGACAACAATGTAAACCTTAGATTTCCGAATAGCTTGAGGCAATGCGCGTGAGATCGTGTTTCCACTGCGTAGCTCAGGATCATCTCTAAATGTTCGAAAGCCAGTGCGGTTTAAGGCTGTGTAAAGATGATCTGTAAACGTATATCTTGTGTCTTTACCTCTGAAACTCAAGAAAACGTCCCATAGAGTAGGAGGTGAAGTTGGAGTAGAAGCAGACGGGGTTCGATTATAACGAGGGGAAGCCATGAATTGAAATATAAAGATCTGAAACAACTACTGATAAGACTAGTAAGTAGAAGATGATCAATGATATATAGATATATATCTATAAGTTGCATTTGTTTTTTTCGATAATCAATCAAGAAAAAACCATTTTTCTTGTTTACATCACAAGATGGACGGCCAAACAAAACATTTTTAGGTATTACCGCATCGTAGCTTTCAGACTAATACAAGTCTACAATTATTACTCCATGTATTTGATAAAATTCAATATACAAGTTTACATAAATTTTTGTTTTCTCTACTTAAATTGAGGTGCAACACCCTAACCATTTTTCTTTAGGGTAGGCAAGCAGAAGTTTGTCTTGATTTATGCAATAGTATAAACTTTCACCAACTTGGACGTATCGCAGATTATAAGGTTTTCTGAATCACTTGGAGCGGTGCACAGCCAATTTACCTGTACAAAATAATTATGCAAATTTTAGTTAGGAGTTGATACTTAGGTAAAAGTAGAAAATATCAGGAGAATAATCATATTTGAAAATTGCAAGAGGAGCTAACTTTTCTGGTCAAATTAATGTTGAGATGCAGGAGGCCATCGCTGTTGCTAGTTTGACAAGGATCAAAATGCGGAGACCAATTCCAAGCCTTCACTGATTTGTCATTTGCACCTGATATTATGTACTTCCCTT is a window of Apium graveolens cultivar Ventura chromosome 11, ASM990537v1, whole genome shotgun sequence DNA encoding:
- the LOC141696963 gene encoding TMV resistance protein N-like isoform X1, which codes for MASPRYNRTPSASTPTSPPTLWDVFLSFRGKDTRYTFTDHLYTALNRTGFRTFRDDPELRSGNTISRALPQAIRKSKVYIVVLSKNYAFSSWCLDELVEIFKCSKRMKRLIVPVFYYINPHVVRRQTESFGEAFKKHQTGYDMEKVKTWRLTLNEVADISGYHISENRYEADIIKKVVDRVSIEASPITLNVAKFPVGLDSRVKGVTALFNSDTDGVTRIGIHGMGGIGKTTLAKAVYNQNYLRFQGSCFLANVREVSGMRNGLVSLQQQLIGDVLKCNNINIHNVDQGIELIRARIFSKKVLVVIDDLDDPKPLEYLEGSFALGSMVIITTRNEDLLDRIKVKAKYKVNKMDEDESRQLFNQHAFGDGKISSTFLGLSKPILEHAGGLPLALQVFGSNLLNESEEEWRWFIDKLHRVPIDDIEKNLMISFYALKSVDPILQDIFLDIACFYIGWKKEDAAKIMETCYTFVNRNIEILKKRSLITISDEDKLGMHDLLRDMGKRIARNESPDEPEKHSRLWISEDIHSVLKKHKGTKAIQGIISSNYRYGFETALDQGVSFAAQTFKRMSKLRFLYLNKVNLTGSFEHTFEDLRWFCWKRFPLKCLPSEFYAQKLVTLELPDSEMRTMWDPNMVPQVFDNLKTLNMSSSPNLITTPDFTRLPVLETLNLRDCSSLEEVHISIGSLVRLVSLNLENCSNLRSLPDSICSLRALEVLNITCCTGLEELPDQLEKIKSLKELHAVNVNLLKMLPSIDQLSNLDDLDLRHCNNLLSISELPPNLKRIEAENCWAIERLPDLSNLKQLKRLNLRNCEVLTELQGLEEVTSLEYLNLSNCVCMERLPNLSNLKYLEELDLTNCNGLTEILGLEGLTSLRKLYLTGCNSSLLTYTLTKRFFQIFSEFGHKIEIYFPSAEYPDRIECMSKMSTNSQSSASYNFLALIFCFNTSYSSRVNCSINNTTRGLTWADTLYNSNNGDVLVVILPDSILSLREGDDIAITAVEEMFYGLHLTNIDSEDDSEDDSVVDNVENERRSNHSDNDLERSENWLSPGSTAVNVEQKRSYPTLSVIWDVK
- the LOC141696963 gene encoding TMV resistance protein N-like isoform X2; its protein translation is MGRFLEFQRDDPELRSGNTISRALPQAIRKSKVYIVVLSKNYAFSSWCLDELVEIFKCSKRMKRLIVPVFYYINPHVVRRQTESFGEAFKKHQTGYDMEKVKTWRLTLNEVADISGYHISENRYEADIIKKVVDRVSIEASPITLNVAKFPVGLDSRVKGVTALFNSDTDGVTRIGIHGMGGIGKTTLAKAVYNQNYLRFQGSCFLANVREVSGMRNGLVSLQQQLIGDVLKCNNINIHNVDQGIELIRARIFSKKVLVVIDDLDDPKPLEYLEGSFALGSMVIITTRNEDLLDRIKVKAKYKVNKMDEDESRQLFNQHAFGDGKISSTFLGLSKPILEHAGGLPLALQVFGSNLLNESEEEWRWFIDKLHRVPIDDIEKNLMISFYALKSVDPILQDIFLDIACFYIGWKKEDAAKIMETCYTFVNRNIEILKKRSLITISDEDKLGMHDLLRDMGKRIARNESPDEPEKHSRLWISEDIHSVLKKHKGTKAIQGIISSNYRYGFETALDQGVSFAAQTFKRMSKLRFLYLNKVNLTGSFEHTFEDLRWFCWKRFPLKCLPSEFYAQKLVTLELPDSEMRTMWDPNMVPQVFDNLKTLNMSSSPNLITTPDFTRLPVLETLNLRDCSSLEEVHISIGSLVRLVSLNLENCSNLRSLPDSICSLRALEVLNITCCTGLEELPDQLEKIKSLKELHAVNVNLLKMLPSIDQLSNLDDLDLRHCNNLLSISELPPNLKRIEAENCWAIERLPDLSNLKQLKRLNLRNCEVLTELQGLEEVTSLEYLNLSNCVCMERLPNLSNLKYLEELDLTNCNGLTEILGLEGLTSLRKLYLTGCNSSLLTYTLTKRFFQIFSEFGHKIEIYFPSAEYPDRIECMSKMSTNSQSSASYNFLALIFCFNTSYSSRVNCSINNTTRGLTWADTLYNSNNGDVLVVILPDSILSLREGDDIAITAVEEMFYGLHLTNIDSEDDSEDDSVVDNVENERRSNHSDNDLERSENWLSPGSTAVNVEQKRSYPTLSVIWDVK